The Astyanax mexicanus isolate ESR-SI-001 chromosome 14, AstMex3_surface, whole genome shotgun sequence genome window below encodes:
- the LOC103023296 gene encoding procathepsin L has product MRVLLAVAALLVGVVSASLEDLEFQEWKLKFGKKYHLMEEESQRKMNWMTNRKLVLEHNMLADQGLKTYRLGMNHFADMDNQEYRQMLKGFFNRNKAHNATTFLQKTEGSAAALPDTVDWRTSGYVTGVKTQGICGSCWAFSVTGALEGQMFRKTGRLVSLSEQQLVDCTTRNFGCDGGYLDRAFDYVMKNGGLDTEASYPYEDRQWKCRFNPKTVGATCTGYRSTRSGDEKALQEAVATIGPISVVIDAGQVSFQQYTSGVYNEPHCSSGKYHAVLVVGYGTENGQDYWLVKNSWGTLWGENGYIKMSRNKYNQCGIATEPYYPLV; this is encoded by the exons ATGAGGGTCCTGCTCGCTGTGGCCGCTCTGCTGGTCGGTGTTGTCAGCGCCTCTCTGGAGGATCTGGAATTCCAGGAATGGAAGCTGAAGTTTG gTAAGAAGTATCATTTAATGGAAGAAGAGTCTCAGCGTAAGATGAACTGGATGACCAATCGTAAGCTGGTCCTGGAGCACAACATGCTGGCTGATCAGGGCCTCAAAACCTACAGACTTGGCATGAACCACTTTGCAGACAtg GACAACCAGGAGTACAGGCAAATGCTGAAGGGATTCTTCAACAGAAACAAGGCCCACAATGCAACTACATTCCTCCAAAAGACAGAgggctctgctgctgctctgcctGATACTGTAGACTGGAGGACCAGTGGCTATGTGACCGGAGTGAAAACCCAGGGGATATGTGGATCCTGCTGGGCCTTCAGTGTG ACAGGGGCTCTAGAAGGTCAGATGTTCAGGAAGACAGGACGCCTGGTGTCCCTCAGCGAGCAGCAGCTGGTGGACTGCACCACCAGGAACTTTGGATGTGATGGCGGATATTTAGACAGAGCATTTGATTATGTGATGAAAAATGGAGGACTGGACACTGAGGCTTCATACCCCTATGAGGACAGG cagtGGAAATGCAGGTTTAATCCTAAAACAGTGGGAGCCACTTGCACTGGCTATAGGTCCACAAGATCTGGAGATGAGAAGGCATTACAGGAAGCCGTGGCCACCATCGGACCCATTTCTGTGGTCATAGACGCTGGACAAGTTTCCTTTCAACAATATACATCAG GTGTCTACAACGAGCCTCACTGCAGCAGCGGTAAATACCATGCCGTCCTGGTTGTTGGTTATGGAACTGAGAATGGACAGGACTACTGGCTGGTCAAGAACAG